A DNA window from Providencia huaxiensis contains the following coding sequences:
- a CDS encoding class II holin family protein, translated as MNPISFLEKDRCMDEKITQFITQISYWFAGLGLFFSGLSLYEWGFLIGVFASVLLGTLTYLLNRREQKRRTRILENYFSNKPVSHEDAEKLIEASIKSPKDL; from the coding sequence CTTTCCTTGAAAAGGACAGATGCATGGATGAAAAGATAACCCAGTTCATCACTCAAATATCGTATTGGTTCGCTGGATTGGGTTTGTTTTTTAGTGGCTTGTCATTGTATGAGTGGGGATTCCTCATTGGTGTGTTTGCCAGTGTGCTGCTTGGGACATTGACCTACCTATTGAATCGCCGAGAGCAAAAACGCCGAACGCGTATTTTAGAGAACTATTTCTCGAATAAACCCGTTTCTCATGAGGATGCCGAAAAGCTGATTGAAGCATCCATCAAATCCCCCAAGGATTTATAA
- a CDS encoding lysozyme encodes MDMKQRYLTAAVVALIVGGASESQIFDQFIKEKEGNFTTAYQDAGGIWTVCQGVTRIDGRAVKPREKLTKAQCERLNAIERDKAIAWVKKHVPVSLTPPQIAGIASFCPYNIGAGKCFSSTFYRKLQAGDIEGACKEIPRWVFDGGKDCRKTQGQPGGCYGQVIRRNQEAELLCWELMQMNTTWTTP; translated from the coding sequence ATGGATATGAAGCAGCGTTACCTGACTGCCGCCGTTGTTGCATTGATTGTGGGTGGAGCCAGTGAAAGCCAGATATTTGACCAGTTTATCAAAGAAAAAGAAGGTAACTTCACCACCGCTTATCAAGATGCAGGCGGAATTTGGACAGTATGCCAAGGCGTCACCCGTATTGATGGCCGTGCTGTCAAGCCCCGTGAAAAGCTGACTAAGGCACAATGCGAACGCTTAAATGCTATTGAGCGTGATAAAGCCATTGCCTGGGTGAAAAAGCATGTTCCTGTGTCACTCACACCGCCTCAAATCGCGGGTATCGCTTCATTTTGCCCTTATAACATCGGTGCGGGTAAATGCTTTTCATCCACGTTCTACCGCAAATTACAGGCAGGTGACATCGAGGGAGCCTGTAAAGAGATCCCCCGTTGGGTCTTTGATGGTGGGAAAGACTGTCGTAAAACTCAAGGTCAGCCTGGTGGTTGCTACGGCCAAGTTATCCGCCGTAACCAAGAAGCTGAACTGTTGTGTTGGGAGTTAATGCAGATGAATACCACTTGGACAACGCCATGA